A genomic region of Micromonospora sp. NBC_01796 contains the following coding sequences:
- a CDS encoding MFS transporter, with protein sequence MTIRSLGPTVYLPTVIYSLGQGAVAPVVVLSGTALGASASAASVLVGLIGVGQIVGAVPAGALIARIGERPAMVWSTALVVPALLACVFATSVWTLGVAVAGIGLVGAVWGVARQAYVTEVVPYELRARALSTLGGAGRIGAFIGPFVGAATMTVVGTDGAYWVHVVAATVAVTVLLVLPALPVDRAPGTAPAKVRTLAVVRDNLAVLRTLGLGVLLVGALRASRQTVIPLWGAHLDLDPATLSLVFGVSGAVDMLLFYPAGRAMDRWGRRVVAIPSMFLLGLAHALLPLATTVVGLAAVAMLMGLGNGLSSGLIMTLGADVSPVVGRAQFIGAWRLCADLGNGGGPLLIAAVLTIGPLTAAVLTMAGVGAAAVAVLHRWTPRPAVVD encoded by the coding sequence GTGACGATCCGCTCCCTCGGGCCGACCGTCTACCTGCCGACCGTCATCTACAGCCTCGGACAGGGCGCGGTCGCCCCGGTGGTCGTACTCTCCGGCACCGCCCTCGGCGCCTCGGCCAGCGCCGCCAGCGTCCTGGTCGGCCTGATCGGCGTCGGGCAGATCGTCGGCGCCGTACCGGCGGGAGCGTTGATCGCCCGGATCGGCGAGCGGCCGGCGATGGTCTGGTCCACCGCCCTGGTGGTGCCGGCACTGCTCGCCTGTGTCTTCGCCACCTCCGTCTGGACGCTCGGTGTCGCGGTGGCCGGGATCGGGCTGGTCGGCGCCGTCTGGGGAGTGGCCCGGCAGGCGTACGTCACCGAGGTGGTGCCGTACGAGCTGCGCGCCCGTGCCCTGTCCACCCTCGGCGGGGCGGGCCGGATCGGCGCCTTCATCGGCCCCTTCGTCGGGGCGGCGACGATGACGGTGGTCGGCACCGACGGCGCGTACTGGGTGCACGTGGTCGCCGCCACCGTGGCGGTGACAGTGCTGCTCGTCCTGCCCGCCCTCCCGGTCGACCGGGCACCCGGTACGGCACCGGCGAAGGTCCGTACGCTCGCCGTCGTCCGCGACAACCTCGCGGTGCTGCGGACCCTGGGCCTCGGGGTCCTCCTGGTCGGGGCCCTGCGCGCGTCGCGCCAGACGGTGATTCCGCTGTGGGGAGCCCACCTCGACCTGGACCCGGCGACGCTCAGTCTCGTCTTCGGGGTCTCCGGCGCGGTCGACATGCTGCTGTTCTATCCGGCAGGGCGGGCGATGGACCGGTGGGGGAGGCGGGTCGTCGCGATCCCGTCGATGTTCCTGCTCGGGCTGGCGCACGCGCTGCTGCCGCTGGCCACGACCGTTGTCGGCCTCGCGGCGGTGGCGATGCTGATGGGGCTGGGCAACGGCCTGAGCAGCGGACTGATCATGACCCTCGGCGCGGACGTGTCACCGGTGGTCGGCCGGGCTCAGTTCATCGGTGCGTGGCGGCTCTGCGCGGACCTCGGCAACGGCGGCGGGCCGCTGCTGATCGCCGCGGTACTGACGATCGGGCCGCTGACCGCCGCCGTGTTGACCATGGCCGGGGTGGGTGCGGCGGCGGTCGCCGTGCTGCACAGGTGGACCCCGAGACCGGCGGTGGTCGACTAG
- a CDS encoding zinc-dependent alcohol dehydrogenase family protein — MRAVVFEEFGGRPEVRTVADPSPPVDGVVVRVEATGLCRSDWHGWQGHDPDIRLPHVPGHEFAGVVAEVGAGVSGVRVGDRVTAPFVYGCGRCVECLAGQQQVCAFQTQPGFTQWGSYADYVVVDHAAVNLVPLPDEVDYRVAAALGCRFATAFRAVVSQGRVAAGEWVAVFGCGGVGLSAVMIAAASGARVVAVDLAEPALALARECGATATVNVAGLAGPAQVAEAVRDLTGGGAHLSVDALGSHDTCVAGIRSLRRRGRHIQVGLLPAVLGAPALPMDLVIGAELEVRGSHGMAAHAYPALLGLITGGVLDPARLVTGAIGLDQAPEALSTMDRPGAAGIRLIEP, encoded by the coding sequence GTGCGAGCGGTGGTGTTCGAGGAGTTCGGTGGCCGGCCCGAGGTCCGTACGGTGGCGGATCCGTCCCCGCCGGTCGACGGCGTCGTGGTACGGGTCGAGGCGACGGGGTTGTGCCGCAGTGACTGGCACGGCTGGCAGGGCCACGATCCGGACATCCGCCTGCCGCACGTGCCGGGTCACGAGTTCGCCGGCGTGGTCGCCGAGGTCGGTGCCGGGGTGTCGGGAGTACGGGTCGGCGACCGGGTCACCGCCCCGTTCGTCTACGGCTGTGGCCGGTGCGTCGAGTGTCTTGCCGGACAGCAGCAGGTGTGCGCGTTCCAGACCCAGCCCGGCTTCACCCAGTGGGGCTCGTACGCCGACTACGTCGTGGTGGACCACGCGGCGGTCAACCTGGTTCCCCTGCCCGACGAGGTGGACTACCGGGTCGCGGCGGCGCTCGGCTGCCGGTTCGCCACCGCCTTCCGGGCCGTGGTGAGCCAGGGCCGGGTGGCGGCCGGCGAGTGGGTGGCGGTCTTCGGCTGCGGTGGTGTGGGGCTGTCCGCTGTCATGATCGCCGCCGCGAGCGGAGCCCGGGTGGTGGCCGTGGACCTGGCCGAACCGGCCCTGGCACTGGCTCGCGAGTGCGGTGCCACGGCCACCGTGAACGTCGCCGGACTGGCCGGACCGGCGCAGGTCGCCGAGGCCGTACGCGACCTCACCGGTGGGGGCGCGCACCTGTCGGTGGACGCGCTCGGCAGCCACGACACCTGCGTGGCCGGCATCCGGAGCCTGCGCCGTCGGGGGCGGCACATCCAGGTCGGGCTGCTGCCGGCCGTACTCGGTGCCCCGGCCCTGCCGATGGACCTGGTGATCGGCGCCGAGCTGGAGGTACGCGGCAGCCACGGGATGGCCGCGCACGCGTACCCGGCGCTGCTCGGTCTGATCACCGGCGGGGTGCTGGACCCGGCCCGCCTGGTCACCGGTGCGATCGGCCTGGACCAGGCTCCCGAGGCACTGTCCACGATGGACCGTCCCGGTGCCGCAGGCATCCGCCTGATCGAGCCCTGA
- a CDS encoding TetR/AcrR family transcriptional regulator, with protein sequence MSRTADKPAQEALLSRAVWDVLALQGLERLTIRAVAAAAGCTTGLVMHRFPNRRALLLHARHLLHERTRARVESLEANATGPVEALRAVLQQGLALDDQTRTESIVWVGFLAAAVGDEELIALHRTNNRAWLGRVERLVRAAAPEWPERRVGNTAATLVAMLEGAAALASADPDRYPPSTQRSMLDDTLLFLGLA encoded by the coding sequence ATGTCACGTACTGCGGACAAGCCGGCGCAGGAAGCCCTGCTGTCGCGCGCCGTCTGGGACGTACTGGCCCTCCAGGGGCTCGAACGCCTGACCATCCGCGCCGTCGCCGCCGCGGCCGGCTGTACCACCGGCCTGGTGATGCACCGCTTTCCGAACCGCCGGGCGCTGCTGCTGCACGCCCGTCACCTGCTACACGAACGGACTCGCGCGCGGGTCGAGTCACTGGAGGCGAACGCCACCGGTCCGGTGGAGGCGCTGCGGGCCGTCCTCCAGCAGGGGCTCGCCCTGGACGACCAGACCCGGACCGAGAGCATCGTCTGGGTGGGTTTCCTCGCCGCCGCCGTCGGGGACGAGGAACTCATCGCCCTGCACCGGACCAACAACCGGGCCTGGCTGGGGCGGGTGGAGCGACTGGTCCGGGCCGCCGCGCCGGAGTGGCCCGAGCGGCGGGTGGGAAACACGGCGGCCACGCTCGTCGCCATGCTCGAAGGGGCCGCCGCGCTCGCCTCCGCCGACCCGGACCGCTACCCGCCCTCGACCCAGCGGTCCATGCTCGACGACACCCTGCTCTTCCTCGGCCTGGCCTGA
- a CDS encoding GNAT family N-acetyltransferase: MGTLVGIEQGARVSAGWTIEVRPWDDPVGVALRARQRAELDARYGTDDHEPGQAPSADDIALFVVALDATDGPAIGCGALRQLDHGSAEIKRMYVDPSARGTGVATALLRALEAAAVQRGWLTLRLETGTAQPDARRFYEREGYRQIEAFGSYVGADLSVCYERQLVATGRSSHR; encoded by the coding sequence ATGGGAACGCTTGTTGGTATCGAACAGGGGGCGCGGGTGTCGGCGGGATGGACCATCGAGGTGCGGCCGTGGGACGACCCGGTTGGTGTGGCCCTGCGGGCGCGGCAACGGGCGGAACTCGACGCCCGTTACGGCACCGACGACCATGAACCGGGGCAGGCGCCGTCGGCCGACGACATCGCGCTTTTTGTCGTCGCCCTCGACGCGACGGACGGCCCGGCGATCGGCTGCGGTGCGTTGCGGCAGCTGGACCACGGCTCGGCAGAGATCAAACGGATGTACGTCGATCCGTCCGCGCGCGGCACCGGCGTCGCCACGGCTCTGTTGCGCGCCCTGGAGGCGGCTGCCGTGCAGCGGGGATGGCTGACGCTCCGGCTGGAGACGGGCACCGCCCAGCCGGACGCCCGGCGCTTCTACGAGCGCGAGGGTTACCGGCAGATCGAGGCGTTCGGCAGCTACGTGGGTGCGGACCTGTCGGTCTGCTACGAGCGTCAACTCGTCGCCACGGGTCGCTCCTCCCACCGGTAG
- a CDS encoding amidase family protein: MHQPLALPRRRRLSRLALLTAALAAVAALVATSVGAPTEATNRDRPFPIDLERASIPQLRDALNARRVTSEELVQAYLERIRALNSNGPGLNAVRVLTRDSVEQARQADSDRRKGRARGPMHGIPVLVKDNIDVKGLPTTAGALALADSYPSKDAFLVTRLRAAGAIILGKTNLTEFANFTTNGMPSGYSGLGGQVLNPYDVSQTPSGSSSGSGSAAAAALAAVTIGTETSGSILSPSAANSLVGVKPTVGLVSRTGVVPIAASQDTAGPMTRSVYDAAALLTALTGIDPEDPITSTSSGVVGTDYTRALSTTALQGKRIGVASTPTGNQGVLFNEALDVIRAQGAEVVPVTVATGGLPPGILDYEFKRDLNAYLARLPRSAPMNTLDDVVRYNLAHAAEGTIKFGQTQLVTSNNIDLTDPVAKAAYETNRDTGIAGARDRIDSVLRAQTLDAIVFVGSGSAGIGARAQYPSVAVPIGYDPANGRPVGLSFLGTAYTEASLLALAYDYEQASKKWLPPSEVNPSLFRCSSLERRASNCAP, encoded by the coding sequence GTGCATCAACCCCTTGCGCTACCCCGGCGGCGACGCCTGTCCCGGCTCGCCCTGCTCACCGCGGCCCTCGCCGCGGTCGCCGCGCTCGTCGCCACCTCGGTCGGTGCGCCCACCGAGGCGACCAACCGCGACCGCCCGTTCCCGATCGACCTGGAGCGGGCCAGCATCCCGCAGTTGCGCGACGCCCTGAACGCCCGCCGGGTCACCTCCGAGGAACTGGTCCAGGCGTACCTGGAGCGGATCCGGGCGCTGAACAGCAACGGTCCCGGCCTCAACGCGGTCCGGGTGCTCACCCGCGACTCGGTCGAGCAGGCCCGCCAGGCCGACTCCGACCGGCGCAAGGGCCGGGCCCGGGGACCGATGCACGGCATCCCGGTGCTGGTGAAGGACAACATCGACGTCAAGGGGCTGCCGACCACCGCCGGGGCGTTGGCCCTGGCCGACTCGTACCCGTCGAAGGACGCCTTCCTGGTCACCCGGTTGCGGGCGGCCGGGGCGATCATCCTGGGCAAGACCAACCTGACCGAGTTCGCGAACTTCACCACCAACGGCATGCCGTCCGGCTACAGCGGGCTCGGCGGCCAGGTGCTGAACCCGTACGACGTGAGCCAGACGCCGAGCGGTTCCAGTTCCGGTTCGGGCTCCGCCGCCGCGGCGGCGCTCGCCGCCGTCACCATCGGCACCGAGACCTCCGGCTCGATCCTCAGCCCGTCGGCGGCGAACTCGCTGGTCGGGGTGAAGCCGACGGTCGGCCTGGTGAGCCGGACCGGGGTCGTCCCGATCGCGGCCAGCCAGGACACCGCCGGACCGATGACCCGTTCGGTGTACGACGCAGCCGCGCTGCTCACCGCGCTGACCGGCATCGACCCGGAGGACCCGATCACCTCCACCAGCAGCGGGGTGGTCGGCACCGACTACACCCGCGCGCTGTCCACGACCGCGTTGCAGGGTAAGCGGATCGGTGTGGCCAGCACCCCGACCGGCAACCAGGGCGTGCTGTTCAACGAGGCGCTGGACGTGATCCGGGCCCAGGGTGCCGAGGTCGTGCCGGTCACGGTTGCCACCGGTGGCCTGCCGCCGGGCATCCTGGACTACGAGTTCAAGCGGGACCTGAACGCGTACCTGGCCCGGCTGCCGCGCAGCGCGCCGATGAACACCCTGGACGACGTGGTCCGGTACAACCTGGCGCACGCCGCCGAGGGGACGATCAAGTTCGGTCAGACCCAGCTCGTCACGTCGAACAACATCGACCTGACCGACCCGGTGGCCAAGGCGGCGTACGAGACCAACCGCGACACCGGCATCGCCGGCGCGCGGGACCGGATCGACTCGGTCCTGCGGGCGCAGACCCTCGACGCGATCGTCTTCGTCGGCAGCGGTTCGGCCGGCATCGGCGCCCGCGCCCAGTACCCGTCGGTCGCCGTTCCGATCGGGTACGACCCGGCGAACGGCCGCCCGGTCGGCCTGTCCTTCCTGGGTACCGCCTACACCGAGGCGTCCCTGCTCGCCCTCGCCTACGACTACGAGCAGGCCTCGAAGAAGTGGCTCCCGCCGTCCGAGGTGAACCCGTCACTGTTCCGGTGCAGCTCCCTGGAGCGCCGCGCCTCGAACTGCGCCCCGTGA